aaataaaaaaaagtcaaaattttagttataaaatgagatttgactctttttaatatattaatgactaaatttaactaaaaaataaaaatcaaattaaacaagAAAAATGTATAACATGAAggataaatttatataaataagatAGTTGTCAAATTTATGGTCAAATGTtgctttatataaaaaaatttaacatggttaaaccaaaattaaaataaccatttaatattaaatgtgattttgatattaacttagtattaaatataataattaattataaaaaaatctattaatcttAAAGGAATGGCAATCGATTTCTAACTAAAAGTTAAAAGTCCAAATCTtattactaataaaaaaataaaaaattctaagttaaaatccaactttattttttctctttttttttatcggttaaattgtttatttaccAAATTCATTGGAGTAGAAGTAACATTGTTTCACAGCTAATGTATGGTCagaattaatttaagtaaaagtttcaaaagtctTTTATAATCAATATTAACATATTACATGATACAACTCTATACTAAACATACAAtatgaatgtaaaaaaaaaaaaagaatacataTTTCTGCTAAAATCCAATGTAAATCTCTTTGTAaacaaagacaaattaaataataGGGTGATTATAAATGTATAAACCCCAGTCAGTTTTGTGTGTTTCGATTTGTTTGCACTTTAATCTTTGTCAATCTGTGGTTGTAAGGAATAAGCCAAATAGAACTTGGTTGATGCCAACATTATATCATCAGCAAAATAACAAACCATTCTGATTCGAAATCATGTATGGACAACTCGCTGTACCTGTCTTTCACTGCTATGAGTAAACCTTTGCCCACAATCCGCGGCATCTGTCAGCAAAACCAGCTTGCTAATTTTCTGTTAATGCAAAGGATATCAGTTAATCCAATGGATGAAACTTGAAATGAAACATATGCACAGAAAGCTAAAATGGTTGGAAATTAAAAGGGGAGAATATGTAGGAAATCTTCTTTGTATTGACAGATAGAAACATTATTCAGGTATATTTCTTACAATAATGGTTTCTGGAAATGATAAGAAATGACACCCCAAAAACATTGAAGGGGCCATCCTAGATTCAGATTACAACCGACAAGATAATGAACCTATAAAATGAGACTACGAAGAACGTGGAGCTCTAAAGTTTATCTTATCCTGCTGTTCACTTTCTCAACATGTGCATGAATGAATGCACATGTTTGACGATGCAAagcaaattactttttattatttataaaacttcCATCATTAAGCACCAGAAAACAGAGGAGTCTTTACCTCATTTAATAAGCAATCACCTTGTTGTTCAAGTTCGCGTATTTGTTGCATTGtcagcccaaaccattcatcaATCCAACCAAAACAGTTCCGGTGACTTTCAATGAAAAGTGCCCTTTCACCCTATACAACAGAAAAATAACGTTATATAAACAAGTATTTGAGGGTGTCTGTGTGTATTTTGAGGTGGGGAGGGGGAAGTCACAACTCATTTAATATTGAGAATATTGTGCAAATTAAGGCCTCATTTCATGTCATGCTTAGGGACCCAAATGCAAACACATCTTTCAATGTAAAGCCGTGCCTACGACTTTTACAAGTCCTTTATTTCAAGGATCACCCATTGTTGACCTAATTTATTTTCATCTTAAAACCTAGAAGAGTGATGGCAAGTAATGGCACTTTTCCAGGCATTGAAATATAAAGGAATGATATGCATTCAATGTTCAGTCCTGCAATAATGCATGCTTAATGCAACCAGAGATTAGATGAAAATTTTTAGTCCCCTGCCTCCTGTTTCCAACAGTTCAGTTTTCTTATATGGTTTTGTGGCAAAATGATAAACTAGGGTCACATGATTACATCCCAAATATATGAACCCTCAAAATTAGGATCACATTGTGAAATGCACCATTTATAGTTGCTTTTGTCAAGAGTATTATTCATGGTATCTACAAGGCATCTGACCTTCACCACAGAGTCTATAGTTTAAAGTTAACATTGAAAATTTGAAGTCTATGAAATCTTACCGCTAGCAAAGCTTGTTCAAGTCGATAACCAAAACCCCAATATGGTGCATCTATTGTCACCAATTTATATGCCGTCATTACTGGACGGCAATTATCCTGCAAATATGAATATCACATGTAATCACTGAAACTAAATTTGGTTGAAGATTTAATAGATATCACAAGAAAGATGCAGTCAGTTAGATCCATTATATACAACCCTAAGAAATACCACATGAATACTATTCATAGTTACAAGGAAGGGAAAGAAGAATGAGGGGTTTGGGGCAAACACAAATTCCCTAAAGTGATAATTGGATTTAGAGAAATGCTATGATTCAGCATTGAAGCAAATGACATGGCTATAAGCTTACAGCAAGAAGCATTACTAATTGTAAGTGCAGAGATGCCTTGAGTAGCTTTATCCATATATGTATGTAATCACGTGATTGACTGAAAGGAGAAGGGGGTAATGTCCGAACCTGCCATCCATCCAAAAGCGGACCACGGCCAGATTTTGTGGATTTGAACTTCGGAAAGTCAAAACTGATACTTCCGAtagcataactccaataatctgtTTCAGCTGAAGCAATATCAATGATTTCTACCTGTCTAGCGGCCAGTTGTTCTTCATTTAAACCATGCACCTATTTGTAAACCTCATAGTTAAgagatgaaaaaagaaaagaagttgaCAAAAAAGAATAATAGGATGCAATGCAGCTTCCCTTCAAATTGAcactttcaaaacatttcaagTTACTAATGTCAAGGCCAAAAATTAGATTTTAGGgtagagagaaaaataataataaaacagaaCAAATTTATGAAAAAGCTAATTAAGAAGACTGTCAAAGAAACTCACATTTTCCGATGTGCCATTGTCTGCCCTATGGACAGTCTCAATTGTGAGAGAGAACTTGGTAAAGTATGGGCACTGCAACAATTCAAGACTTATGAGGGCATACAATCAAAGGAAATCAAGGCATTTGTCATAAACGTCCTTAAAAATGTTAgaagaaaacaaaatagttaCCTTGATCACTTAGAAATGTAAGACCCATTCCGTAAACAACAGAAGAAAGATAAATGTTAATACAACTTGCACCAATAAAATCAAGcaaagacaaaaaaaaacaaaaaaaaaagggggaaaaaggATTGAGCGTAATGGACATTGCAAACCTGTTTTACATCTTGGGTATGCATTCCATGCTTCCTCTTGCATTACAAGAGCATCTTTCGGTGCAATAGTTGTAAGCCAAGCAGGTGCTTTGCTGCAAAAGTTAGTacaaaaataagaaacaaaaaagaaaacaacaaaaaccaGTGTTCCATCTCCATGAATATACACATGCATATATGCACAAATACATAGAGAGTCTAGAGCAACACTAGAGAATTAAGGAATCTATATTTTCACCGCTAGTTATAAAGAATTACTTCAATTAGCAATATATTGGATCATCTTGAAGTATAAAGGCGAAAATTCAGTATCCCTAATCAGCCTACAGGATGAAGTAAAGAGTCACCTTTGTAAACGATACACTTTAGAAGTGTATTGACCTTTACCAAATACATCATCTTGAAAACGCTTGTTCTCCAAGACTTCAACACCTTCATCCCCATTTGTACTCTGCTGCTGCATCTTCATTACCATGTACATTTGAGCTACCTGATACTGCAAAATCAAACATGGTCAGGAAACAAATAAAGGAACCCAAAGAATTCAATACCTTCATTGAATAATAAGTTTTGAAACTTTTTAGCTAAGGCTTACCTCTTCCAAAGACATAGGCATGACAATTCGACTTCAGGTTGTTCCCATAGGGAAAAAAGGAACAGTTAAGGAAAACGAAAAACcaaaactttaattaaaaaagtacccagacaaatttaaaaaaaaaaaagaaacccatGTTAGATAAAAGGATACAATTCCTTGAGTTGAACCATGTCTCTTGAATTACCAATCAAACTCCTAGGGAAAATTGCAGGAAAACtcagaaatgaaaaaaaaaaaagaagaagggaaaAACTACTGTGTTTTTGGGAAAACAAAGAGATGCGCAAGGAAGAGAATTAGATAAGAGAAGATTCAGAGTTCGGGttgaaatgaaaattaaattgtgatGGCTTCGAGAATAAATTCGAAGAATGGCCAGCCAAGCCAATTATAACATGTAAAGTCAAATTACGCTTTGGAGTTGTcttcttattttcttctttcaAAGGGATAAACTAACATTTGGTCCCTAAATTTGTCAACTATTTTCAACTTGATCCTGGAACTTGAGAGTTTGTCTTTGATTCTTAAAACTTGAATTCCTTTAATGTGTGTTGACATGACATTAATTTGATCTTGAAGTTGAActatctaaaataatttaaagattataatgataaaattaagatattataaacttaatataaagttttaattttttatttattttatcaattcgaTCATTTTTATAGTTGAAATTATTACTTCAGTttcataatattattagttaaaaaagcTAATATGTCATTTTCATTggcatttaaaatttttcattaatataagataattaaaaagaaaaaagaaaaagaaagacagagtaataaataaatatggtttgTTACAAGGGGGAATAGCAGAATTTGccctttatttttgtatttatttgttttggGGTTGTTCCGGAACGACGTCGGATTTTCGGAGGAAAGAGGAAAGGGAATTACAACGTGGACGGCGATCATTGACCATCATTTTTAATGGCCTGGAGTGGGTTGGTCGGCTTTGACTGGCCAACCCGGTCGACCATGCTTAAAACACAAACCTTAGACGTTCGCTCGCACAAGCTTTAGTGGTTACACTTCTTCTgccttcatttttttcttatttattttaaattaaaattaattatttttataaaaatttattataatgcaAAAGGGATAATGTCATCTTTGCCCCCTCAACTTTATCAAATCTTCTAATATAGTACCTTTACTTTgaaaactctattttggtactaGGTACTTTTACACCATTTATCAATATAGTAGCTCTACCTAGTGGTGTTAATTTTTGAATTGTCAAAATACATGGCCCAATTATAATTGTTATGTGTCACTTTTTGTcagaaaaatttttatttcaaataataaaGGACCTCAAATTGAATAACCCAAAAgttattttaacctaaaaaacaggaaaaataaaacaaagattaaattctactattagtccctatacttagaaaaagttgtggatttaatctttgtacttttatttgatCGATTTCAGTCTATGTACTttccaaattttagaattttagtcCTCACCAAACAATAATAGTTAAATTCATCAAGTAAAGTTATGCTATTTCTAAAATATGATGCACCAAATATATTAGTATAAGTGTAATATCATTTCAGTTTATTATTTCTACACATTActcataaaaaatcaattaacagATTAACAATTGTCATTTGTgttaagattgaaattttaaaattcgaaaaatatagtGACTTAGAATGATCTAGTTAGAGAAAATGAGCCAAATCTACAATTGTATGCATAATACAgtactagtaattgaatttgaccAAATGGACTTAACTGTTACCTTTTAGgccaagactaaaattttaaattttgaaaaagtaaagggactaaaatttACCAATTCGAAAATTATATAGattaaattgatcaaataaaagtacaaagactaaatccaTAAGTTTTACAAAATAGagggactaatagcagaattaaACCTAAAACAAATAAATTCCCAAACAAGGAGGGATTCGCAAAACCAAATCATGCCAAATTGTGTCTAATTGCATGACTTTTTGTTTGAAAATTCCatggttttttcttcttttatctaTTTCGAAATTAATTTTCTTCAATAGTAATTGATTATGTTTCTTTtaatctgaatttttttttaaaaagttacacTCAACAGTAgttgcattttttttttttggttattaaatataatttaaaattatggtAATAAAATCAAGAGAAACTTTAGTGGTATGAAAATAGGTGTTGATGTAGAATAGATTCTAGAAAAGTGGAGTCCAAGATGAAAGGGAAGACTTTTCAAAATTCCAATTTATGGCTATGGAAGTTTCCTACAATAAATCAAAAGAATTGTTGTATTAGCCGCCAAAAAGTTAGGTGAGAGAAAACCAATTACATTTTGCCTTAATCAACAATTAACAGTTTTGACTTCTTAGTCTTCACTCAATcacatcattaaaataaatattcaaatcatatttaaatttatttaaaaattttaagttgataATAAACTTAAATACTCCAATCtcaatattttagtttatttaaattgaaatttgcacaatattatataaaaatgttacacaaaatttaaaatgaatatgcTACACTCATTTGCATCCCAACGACCATATATTcgaaatcattttaaatattttttcagttatgaaaagtttaaaaagatattagaaatcattaatattttgatatattttttaatttattcatttgtctaggttatttgattaaaaatataattttttttatatttgaccaaatttaaatttaaattgttaaTGAGACCTAAAACTCTGTTGGGATATGTAGGCTTTAAGTGTTTTATACTAAGTAATATTAATGTTCGATTAGGTATGGTTTGTGGGGTTTCATTTAAATAGTAAATGAGAAAGAAAaggaatatttattaaatttttaattatttttacaaatatttttttttatatttattaacaaatataatattttaaatcaaataaactaaaagaaagaataatttacaaactatcaaaaatttaacaactttttaaaagattataatttaaaaaatatttaaaatgaatatgGACATATAATTATCTAAATGCAAATGAATTTGGATACCTATTTGTTTTGATTatggacttaaaatttttaaattatttttttgatgaCATGGCAATTGTTGTGGACTGCCACATTTAATACATAATAGTTAACTaacaccaaatataaattcctataACAAGATAATACTAAATAGTAGTATAGAGCAGTAGGGTCGAATCCATAGGGACTGGCTATCCAATTTCATTTTTTCTTCGTGACTAGAATCACTATCGCGGTCATAGTCGTGCCTACAACCTGTGCACAGCAATGCtgaaatatgaagaaacaaatgGGTTTTAATtgataaagataataataataagaacatATTCGAAATTGCAAGAAAGATAAATTTaagcaaattaaataaatttgtgaataaaatatttttaagcttaGCCCTGGCCTCGGTGCATCCTGAACTTGAACCGATCCTTGAAAGAAGATCTTTCCTTCCAATCAATAAGTTGGTTATAACAATTGAGAACGCCTCAAACCACCAACTTTTCTTCTTGTAGTCAATTTCGGTACGACTTGCAATTCGACCCTGTCAAATTTCTAACCACGTGACATGTGCTCGTAATTTAAGACTTTAACAGCCTTTTGATCTAAAAAGCCTAACTCGAATTAAcgatgtagcgacgtaaaaattttagcttagcttggtcgctaattgtggcaatttattgaaaaaaagtttgaaatttgacgtttgatttttgaaataaacagggagcCGCCGCcaatcctttttcctaggtgtgatcggacacctattagatctcttattaaaacaaataaaaggatgagtttaggtctacgttaaaatccagataaaatttagggttcgggagtcagttacacgcgatgaaggtattagcaccctcgcgacggccaaaattggtatcttataaacaagtgttgtcttaattttcaaaattgcaagTTCAAAGTAACATTGAATCGTGACCTGGtaaaacacgagaaatttcaagtttcgttTTCTTTTAAGAAtgatataccgttttaacacgagtctattcatattcacccaacatagcgatgaaatcgatggcttaacgttaaatcggtacgttgccttgattattgaaattaattagaaaacaagaATATGGTTTTCAAAGTAATGCAaagcaaattaataaataaaaaaataaaagacaaatcTAGAGGTACATTGAAGCGAATATaaatgtgacaataatattataaacaataaaGATATATATGATActagaattaaatatgaaatgaaaataatgaatatagatacatgatattaagagtatgtgtagcgacgtaaaaatgtTTAgctttggtcgctaattgtggcgatttattgaaaacttgaaaactgaagtttgattttaaaataaagagggagtcgccaccgatcctttttcctaggtgtgatcagacacctattagatttattttttaaaacaaaaggaaggccgagtttaggtctacgtcaaaagtccagagaaaaataaagttcgggagtcggttacgagcggggaaggtattagcaccctcgcgacgcccaaaattggtatcttataaacacgtgttgtcttgattttcaaaaatgcgaGTTCAATGTAATATTTAGTCATGATCCGATGAAAAGacgaaaaattttagttttattttttttggttttttagaaggGTGTTCCGTCTTTAGCACGAGCCGACAAATTccatgtaatggcccaaatttgaggttatcggaacagtggtttcgggaccacaaatccgatgagaaaaattttatttttcttatatttttatggtctacaatttcacaaaatgattttttgaaaatttcgttcgaaaatttcgacgtttgggcactcaatttagtcaaaaggactaaattgtaaaaagtgcaaaagttgagttctacatgttagaggtgtccaattgttatgaaactttaaattggaggtccttatatggtaattataccattggtaacttggtagacaaaaatggacatgagataagtgaaatagaaaaattttaagttaggggcaatttggtaatctagtaattaaaatgaattaaaagggaaaaagatggcaaaaatcatcatcttcttcatatgaacgaaatcagcaaggggggaagccatagttagggtttttaagcttccaagctccatagtaagtgatcccaagccccgtttttaatgttctttacgtttttgagatcccggtagcttaatttagcttattttagcaataatttaacatagggtttatatttggaaaaatacccataggtgaaaagtgtttattttgatgttttatgatagaatatgaagctagaaattatgttaaacaacttttgctaagcgattttgagtgaaaacgagtaaaacgacataatcggtaaaaatacctaatgttcataagtacatgttagagtgggaatttgatgttgccatagaagggaaaaatgttcagaatgttataaaacataagaataagagatgaagtttaatttccgagccttggggcaaaaatgtaattatgtaaaagtttaggggcaaaattgtaattttgaaaaagttagagtcgagggctgttttgatgaatgtgattattaaataagttaaatttactattttagatcaagaagtacgaaactcgaggttagacaaagggaagaataaagttgaagactaagttggtgaatttggctataattggtaccgaggtaagtttacgataaataaatgtaatatttcaatatttattatcaatgctgttatttttcagcaactatgaatttattttatgaatttatttgatgatgatctaagcatgaaatgatagagaattaaaattaaaaagtctcgttgatacataaggatggtactggatacgaatgtcatgacatttg
This window of the Gossypium hirsutum isolate 1008001.06 chromosome A09, Gossypium_hirsutum_v2.1, whole genome shotgun sequence genome carries:
- the LOC107889247 gene encoding phosphatidylinositol transfer protein 2, with the protein product MVQLKEFRIVMPMSLEEYQVAQMYMVMKMQQQSTNGDEGVEVLENKRFQDDVFGKGQYTSKVYRLQSKAPAWLTTIAPKDALVMQEEAWNAYPRCKTVIKCPYFTKFSLTIETVHRADNGTSENVHGLNEEQLAARQVEIIDIASAETDYWSYAIGSISFDFPKFKSTKSGRGPLLDGWQDNCRPVMTAYKLVTIDAPYWGFGYRLEQALLAGERALFIESHRNCFGWIDEWFGLTMQQIRELEQQGDCLLNEKISKLVLLTDAADCGQRFTHSSERQVQRVVHT